In Terriglobia bacterium, a single window of DNA contains:
- a CDS encoding HAD family hydrolase, protein MDGPFSNERPRRFDTVLFDAGGVLLDLDYAYLKRLLEARRLEATEDALERAEAIARTAIDRHVREGGSSGDAWRDYFRVIFGRVGAPPSLHEELIDALWEAHQRVGLWTVPVRGAVDIVSRLHGAGFRIGVVSNAEGRVERDLASAGFAGILDAVVDSHVVGVAKPDPRIFAIALERLRARPDTAVFVGDVPAVDVVGARAAGIAPVLLDRHDLYPTADAPRLRSLDDLPGWLEGEAPA, encoded by the coding sequence ATGGACGGACCGTTCTCGAACGAGCGCCCGCGACGATTCGACACGGTGCTCTTCGACGCCGGCGGCGTGCTGCTGGATCTCGATTACGCGTACCTGAAGCGGCTCCTCGAGGCGCGCCGCCTCGAGGCCACGGAGGACGCGCTGGAACGCGCCGAGGCGATCGCGCGCACCGCGATCGACCGCCACGTGCGAGAGGGCGGCTCCTCGGGAGACGCCTGGCGGGACTACTTCAGGGTCATCTTCGGCCGGGTCGGCGCCCCGCCCTCGCTCCACGAGGAGCTGATCGACGCGCTGTGGGAGGCGCACCAGCGCGTGGGGCTTTGGACGGTTCCGGTGCGGGGCGCCGTGGACATCGTGTCGCGCCTTCACGGGGCCGGCTTCCGCATCGGGGTCGTCAGCAACGCGGAGGGTCGGGTTGAGCGGGACCTGGCGTCGGCGGGATTCGCCGGGATCCTCGACGCCGTGGTGGACTCCCACGTCGTCGGCGTTGCCAAGCCGGACCCGCGGATCTTCGCGATCGCGCTGGAGCGGCTCCGCGCGCGACCCGACACCGCGGTGTTCGTCGGGGACGTTCCCGCCGTCGACGTCGTCGGAGCGCGCGCCGCGGGGATCGCGCCCGTGCTCCTCGACCGTCACGATCTCTACCCGACCGCGGACGCCCCACGCCTCCGCTCGCTCGACGACCTCCCGGGATGGCTCGAGGGCGAGGCACCGGCCTAG
- a CDS encoding tetratricopeptide repeat protein: MTSRVDRLRRALLLPSLVAVAAFAVYLGACRNGFALDDLPVVRDNPDIRSLSGVPALFARPYWPGRGGESGLYRPVTISSYAINLALTGPGPAGFHLLNVLLNAMVAFLTWLVARRAGLETRGATVAGLVFAVHPLHAEAVANVAGRAEILAATGVLCAWLCHRRSADSAARAARAAWAALASFWYLAAILSKEGAIAAPLLIALDDAARRRERPRSRLAPFSLASYAGFLVAVGVDLVLRAHALGGLSGAEDAAFLDNPAAALGAVPRLLTAPWVLVRYAALVIWPARLSSDHSFDAIPVVSSPADPRFLAGLLLIAALLAALFLALRRSRTLAVSIGAWLVFLLPVSNFVFPTGTVMAERLAYLPLLGPCLLAGWAFERVRGARDCGARRALVPAVTAIFLVALAVRTWMRVPAFSDNATLALRDVEVEPRSAKLHAGAAIALHAAGRTEEAARHYEAALAIYPDYAQMHYDYALLLAARGERRPAMEHLRRASELSPANPKPFKALAGLLEQEGRTAAALEAYAAGARLDPGDRAFRVDRRRALLSAGRIDEAREVLASVAAEDPLSIPGLLSNALLREIRGDRAGAAAIYRGLLSRPDLPGAVRGRARRSLAELDGGR, translated from the coding sequence GTGACCTCCCGGGTGGACCGGCTGAGGAGAGCGCTCCTTCTCCCGTCGCTCGTCGCCGTGGCGGCGTTCGCGGTCTACCTGGGCGCGTGCCGAAACGGGTTCGCGCTCGACGATCTTCCCGTCGTTCGGGACAACCCCGACATCCGCTCGCTTTCGGGGGTTCCGGCGCTCTTCGCCAGGCCCTACTGGCCGGGGCGAGGTGGGGAGTCGGGGCTCTACCGCCCGGTGACGATCTCCTCGTACGCGATCAACCTGGCGCTCACCGGCCCGGGTCCGGCCGGCTTCCATCTCCTGAACGTGCTCCTCAACGCGATGGTCGCGTTCCTGACCTGGCTCGTGGCGCGCCGGGCGGGGCTCGAGACGCGGGGCGCCACGGTGGCGGGCCTCGTCTTCGCGGTCCACCCGCTGCATGCCGAGGCCGTCGCGAACGTCGCCGGCCGCGCCGAGATCCTCGCGGCGACCGGAGTGCTTTGCGCCTGGCTCTGCCACCGGCGATCGGCGGATTCCGCGGCGAGGGCGGCCCGCGCCGCCTGGGCCGCCCTCGCGTCCTTCTGGTACCTCGCGGCGATCCTCTCGAAGGAGGGTGCAATCGCGGCGCCGTTGCTGATCGCCCTGGACGACGCGGCTCGCCGGCGCGAGCGCCCGCGGTCCCGGCTCGCGCCGTTCTCCCTGGCCTCGTACGCCGGCTTTCTCGTCGCGGTCGGCGTGGACCTCGTCCTGAGGGCGCACGCGCTGGGAGGGCTCAGCGGCGCCGAGGACGCGGCGTTTCTCGACAACCCTGCGGCGGCCCTTGGGGCCGTCCCCCGCCTCCTCACCGCGCCGTGGGTGCTGGTGCGCTATGCCGCGCTCGTGATCTGGCCGGCCCGACTCTCGTCCGACCATTCCTTCGATGCGATCCCGGTGGTCTCGTCCCCGGCGGATCCGAGGTTCCTCGCCGGTCTCCTGCTGATCGCGGCGCTCCTCGCGGCGCTGTTCCTGGCGCTCCGCCGCTCACGGACGCTGGCGGTCTCGATCGGCGCCTGGCTCGTCTTCCTGCTGCCGGTCTCCAACTTCGTGTTCCCGACCGGGACGGTGATGGCCGAGCGCTTGGCCTATCTTCCCTTGCTCGGGCCGTGCCTGCTCGCGGGATGGGCGTTCGAGCGGGTGCGGGGCGCAAGAGACTGCGGGGCGCGCCGCGCCCTCGTGCCCGCGGTCACCGCCATCTTCCTGGTGGCGCTCGCGGTCCGCACCTGGATGCGCGTGCCCGCCTTCTCGGACAACGCCACCCTCGCCCTCCGCGACGTCGAGGTGGAGCCGCGGTCGGCGAAGCTCCACGCCGGCGCGGCGATCGCGTTGCACGCGGCCGGAAGGACCGAGGAGGCGGCGCGGCACTACGAGGCGGCGCTCGCGATCTACCCCGACTACGCCCAGATGCACTACGACTATGCCCTCCTCCTCGCCGCCCGGGGGGAGCGGCGCCCGGCGATGGAGCACCTTCGGCGCGCGTCGGAGCTTTCGCCGGCGAACCCGAAGCCGTTCAAGGCGCTCGCGGGACTCTTGGAGCAGGAGGGGCGAACCGCGGCGGCTCTCGAGGCGTACGCCGCCGGCGCCCGTCTCGACCCGGGCGACCGCGCGTTTCGGGTCGACCGCCGGCGTGCGCTCCTCTCGGCCGGCAGGATCGACGAGGCGCGCGAGGTCCTGGCCAGCGTCGCGGCGGAGGATCCTCTGAGCATCCCCGGGCTGCTGTCCAATGCACTCCTCCGCGAGATCCGGGGCGACCGGGCGGGCGCCGCGGCGATCTACCGCGGGCTCCTGTCGAGGCCGGACCTGCCGGGGGCGGTCCGAGGACGGGCGAGGAGGAGTCTCGCCGAGCTCGACGGCGGGCGCTAG